A window of the Brassica napus cultivar Da-Ae chromosome C5, Da-Ae, whole genome shotgun sequence genome harbors these coding sequences:
- the LOC106415184 gene encoding filament-like plant protein 4, translated as MDRKSWPWKKKSSEKSVTVTEALDQHQENGKKPSYIQISFDQYSHFNALKDEVHKYEGQVTNLEDQIKDLDSKLSTANAEIAAKEVLVKQHSKVAEEAVTGWEKAEAEASALKTHLETVTLAKLTVEDRAAHLDGALKECMRQIRSLKEENEQKLHDVISTKTNQMDKLRDEFESKIGEFEQELLRSAAENDALSRSLQERSNMLMRISEEKSQAEAEIEHLKNSIESCEREINTLKYETHVITKELEIRNEEKNMSMRSAEAANKQHLEGVKKIAKLEAECQRLRTLVRKKLPGPAALAQMKLEVESLGRGEYGDHRQRRSPARPSSPLMSPMSHQMSEFSLDKFHKENDLLTERLLAMEEETKMLKEALAKRNSELQVSRNLCAKTANRLQTLEAQVMSKTSPTKSGFDIFSHQNASNPPSMASMSEDGNEDARSLMSELSQTNKDKNSAKMKKTESANQLELMDDFLEMEKLACLPNNDSEAEVSPATQLKKRISTLLQSLPKDAASEKILAEVQCAIEDAGGAKLPSECHEPEEKDVAMSNETTEEKVTTVEVMTQELAHPLAQIYNFVTYLSKEATQCQDTFSQKVQEFSVTYDGVLSKEKTLEDFLFDLSRVLAEASDLKINVLGYNASEVEIHSPDCIDKVALPENKALLRKDSSGCSQSSDSEIPDDCIGTSGYDAKISAAACKFTSEEFEGLKLEKEKAETNLASCEADLEATKSKLQETEQLLAEVRSSLESARKSNGMAETQLKCMVESYRSLETRSAELEIELSSLKGKIENLEDELHEEKENHRDALTKCQELEEQLQSDKQKCPTCSVTEADPKTKQDNELAAAAEKLQECQETILLLGKQLKSMCPPTEHVASSTSQEQTVNQEEDKEDATTNPQEFRASSPSETPSMPTMRSPVGSKHRHTKSNPLSSSSSGLTPEKHSRGFSRFFSSKAK; from the exons aTGGATCGTAAGAGTTGGCCATGGAAGAAGAAATCCTCCGAGAAATCTGTTACAGTCACCGAAGCTCTTGACCAACACCAG gaaaatgggAAGAAGCCGAGCTACATCCAGATCTCATTTGATCAGTACTCACATTTCAACGCTTTGAAAGACGAAGTTCACAAGTACGAAGGACAAGTTACAAACCTAGAAGATCAGATCAAGGATCTGGACTCCAAGCTATCCACAGCTAATGCAGAGATCGCAGCCAAGGAGGTTCTCGTCAAACAGCACTCCAAAGTCGCTGAAGAAGCCGTCACAG GCTGGGAGAAAGCTGAAGCAGAAGCTTCCGCTTTGAAAACGCATCTCGAAACCGTTACGCTCGCCAAGCTCACGGTTGAAGACAGAGCCGCGCATCTAGACGGAGCGCTCAAGGAGTGTATGAGACAGATAAGGAGTTTAAAAGAAGAGAACGAACAGAAGCTGCATGATGTTATCTCGACTAAGACCAACCAAATGGACAAGCTCAGAGACGAGTTCGAGTCCAAGATCGGCGAGTTCGAGCAAGAGCTCCTCCGTTCCGCAGCCGAGAACGACGCGCTCTCCAGGTCCTTGCAGGAGCGTTCTAACATGCTTATGAGGATAAGCGAGGAGAAGTCTCAAGCGGAGGCCGAGATTGAGCATCTCAAGAACAGTATAGAGTCTTGCGAGAGGGAGATCAACACTCTCAAGTACGAGACCCATGTGATCACCAAGGAGCTTGAGATCCGCAACGAGGAGAAGAACATGAGCATGAGGTCAGCAGAAGCGGCTAACAAGCAGCATTTGGAAGGCGTCAAGAAGATTGCGAAGCTGGAAGCTGAGTGCCAGAGGCTAAGGACTCTTGTGAGGAAGAAGCTTCCAGGTCCTGCAGCACTCGCGCAGATGAAATTGGAGGTTGAGAGTTTGGGGAGAGGAGAGTACGGAGATCACAGGCAAAGGAGGTCACCGGCTAGGCCGTCTAGTCCTCTCATGTCTCCGATGTCGCATCAGATGTCAGAGTTCTCGCTCGACAAGTTTCACAAAGAGAACGATCTGCTGACGGAGCGGTTACTAGCCATGGAGGAAGAGACCAAGATGCTTAAAGAAGCGTTGGCGAAGCGTAACAGCGAGCTTCAAGTGTCGAGGAACCTCTGTGCTAAGACAGCAAACAGGCTCCAGACGTTGGAAGCTCAGGTGATGAGTAAGACTAGTCCAACCAAGAGTGGCTTTGACATCTTCTCTCACCAAAATGCTAGTAACCCTCCTAGTATGGCTTCAATGTCTGAGGACGGTAACGAAGATGCTAGATCTTTGATGTCTGAGCTCTCTCAAACAAACAAGGATAAAAACAGCGCGAAGATGAAGAAGACGGAGAGTGCTAACCAGTTGGAGCTTATGGACGATTTTCTAGAAATGGAGAAGCTAGCTTGTCTACCAAATAATGATTCTGAAGCTGAGGTTTCACCAGCGACGCAGCTGAAGAAAAGAATCTCCACTTTGCTTCAGTCTCTCCCCAAAGATGCTGCCTCTGAGAAGATTTTGGCTGAGGTACAATGTGCCATTGAAGATGCAGGTGGTGCTAAGCTGCCTTCTGAATGTCATGAACCAGAAGAAAAGGATGTAGCCATGTCAAACGAGACCACTGAGGAGAAAGTGACCACCGTCGAGGTAATGACACAAGAACTGGCTCATCCTCTTGCTCAGATATACAACTTTGTTACCTACCTTTCGAAAGAAGCAACGCAGTGTCAGGACACATTCTCCCAAAAGGTTCAAGAGTTCTCTGTCACATACGACGGAGTCTTGAGCAAGGAGAAGACTCTGGAGGACTTTCTGTTTGATCTCTCACGTGTTTTAGCAGAAGCTAGCGATTTGAAAATCAATGTGTTGGGATATAACGCATCTGAAGTTGAGATTCACAGTCCAGATTGCATTGATAAAGTCGCTTTACCGGAGAACAAAGCACTTCTTAGGAAAGATTCATCAGGTTGTTCTCAGAGCTCTGACTCCGAGATTCCGGATGACTGCATCGGAACATCTGGCTATGACGCCAAGATCTCAGCAGCAGCTTGTAAGTTTACTTCTGAAGAGTTTGAAGGACTGAAACTCGAGAAAGAAAAAGCGGAGACCAACCTTGCAAGCTGTGAAGCTGATCTTGAAGCAACTAAGTCAAAACTTCAAGAAACAGAGCAGCTTCTTGCTGAGGTCAGATCAAGTTTGGAGTCTGCTCGGAAGTCTAATGGCATGGCCGAGACTCAGCTCAAATGCATGGTGGAATCGTATAGATCTCTTGAAACTAGATCAGCAGAGCTGGAAATCGAGCTGAGTTCACTTAAAggcaaaatcgaaaacttagaAGATGAGCTTCATGAAGAAAAGGAGAATCACCGTGATGCTTTAACCAAATGCCAAGAACTCGAGGAGCAGTTACAAAG TGACAAGCAAAAGTGCCCGACTTGTTCAGTAACTGAAGCTGATCCTAAAACCAAACAG GACAATGAGCTAGCAGCTGCTGCAGAGAAGCTACAAGAGTGTCAAGAGACTATACTGCTTCTCGGGAAGCAACTCAAGTCCATGTGTCCTCCAACAGAACATGTTGCTTCGTCCACAAGCCAAGAACAAACCGTAaaccaagaagaagacaaggaagaCGCAACTACAAATCCTCAAGAGTTCAGAGCGAGCTCGCCGTCAGAAACACCATCGATGCCTACAATGAGATCTCCGGTAGGGTCAAAACATAGACACACCAAGTCAAACCCATTATCATCGTCCTCGTCCGGACTTACCCCTGAGAAACACTCTAGAGGATTCAGCAGGTTCTTCTCCTCCAAAGCAAagtaa